A window from Methanomassiliicoccus sp. encodes these proteins:
- a CDS encoding PadR family transcriptional regulator: MFGRRCDFKGCKISPLQMVILMFLTERPMYGYEVLKEARDHFEGIWTPQTGSIYPALKRLAESGLVVSEQRDGTDYYSLTDEGVEWVKERLRHAPKDIRLLSKYLELLGLVAAKYNIEGGGPAQRFSELFEKEENPDRTERQRKLKQAREHIAQHLADIDRELSEIDSEDMRKGGR; the protein is encoded by the coding sequence ATGTTCGGACGACGTTGTGACTTCAAAGGGTGCAAGATCAGCCCATTGCAGATGGTCATCCTCATGTTCCTGACCGAGCGGCCCATGTACGGGTATGAGGTCCTCAAGGAGGCGAGGGATCATTTCGAAGGAATATGGACTCCTCAGACCGGTTCGATCTACCCTGCGCTTAAACGCTTGGCCGAGTCCGGCCTGGTCGTTTCGGAGCAGAGGGACGGTACTGATTACTACTCCCTCACCGACGAGGGCGTGGAATGGGTCAAGGAAAGATTGAGACATGCGCCGAAGGACATCAGGTTGCTGTCGAAGTACCTGGAGCTTCTGGGTCTCGTAGCCGCTAAGTATAACATCGAGGGCGGCGGGCCGGCCCAGCGGTTCTCCGAGCTGTTCGAGAAGGAGGAGAATCCGGATCGGACGGAGCGGCAGAGGAAGCTGAAGCAGGCGCGAGAGCACATCGCCCAGCACCTCGCCGACATCGATAGGGAACTCAGCGAGATCGACTCTGAGGATATGAGGAAAGGAGGTAGGTGA
- a CDS encoding ATP-binding cassette domain-containing protein, producing MTVIVEVENLSKRFSEEVLAVDNISFSVNEGEIFGFLGPNGAGKSTTINMLTTLLKPTGGKATIAGLDVAHQQDEVRKVIGLVPQDLTVDDELSGRENMYLQSDLYNVPRGEAKKRIEELLKLVNLEEAADRRVKTYSGGMRKRLELAEGLIHRPRILFLDEPTLGLDIQTRTAIWEYIRNLKKNNVITVFLTTHYLEEADGLCDRIAIIDHGKIIALDTPEELKHAVGGDVLSLGITSDKDLTEAIKAIPGVVNVKKEDGSYRIKAPKGEELTPMVLKTVWDQGATITSVNLAHPTLDQAFLEYTGRSMRDAEQSGGFDKAAAARASRRRR from the coding sequence GTGACGGTTATAGTAGAGGTGGAGAACCTGTCGAAGCGGTTCAGCGAGGAAGTACTGGCCGTTGATAATATTTCGTTCTCCGTGAACGAGGGGGAGATATTTGGCTTCCTCGGACCGAATGGCGCCGGTAAGTCGACCACCATCAACATGCTGACCACGCTGCTGAAGCCGACCGGGGGGAAAGCCACCATAGCCGGTCTGGATGTTGCACACCAGCAGGACGAGGTGCGGAAGGTCATCGGACTGGTGCCGCAGGACCTGACGGTCGATGACGAACTGAGCGGTCGGGAGAACATGTATCTTCAGTCCGACCTGTACAACGTGCCTCGGGGCGAGGCCAAGAAGCGCATCGAAGAGCTGCTGAAGCTGGTGAACCTCGAGGAGGCCGCCGACCGGAGAGTGAAGACCTACTCCGGCGGCATGCGCAAGCGCCTGGAACTGGCAGAAGGTCTCATTCACCGCCCCCGCATTCTGTTCCTCGACGAGCCGACCCTAGGTCTGGATATCCAGACCCGTACGGCCATCTGGGAGTACATCCGGAATCTCAAGAAGAACAACGTCATCACCGTGTTCCTCACGACGCACTACCTGGAGGAGGCGGACGGGCTTTGTGATCGCATCGCCATCATCGATCACGGCAAGATCATCGCCCTGGATACCCCGGAGGAGCTGAAGCATGCCGTGGGCGGAGACGTCCTCAGCCTGGGGATAACCTCGGACAAGGACCTGACCGAGGCCATCAAGGCCATCCCCGGAGTGGTCAATGTCAAGAAGGAGGATGGGAGCTACCGCATCAAGGCACCCAAGGGTGAGGAACTGACGCCGATGGTGCTCAAGACGGTGTGGGATCAGGGAGCGACCATAACCTCTGTCAACCTTGCCCATCCGACACTGGATCAGGCCTTTCTGGAGTATACTGGACGGTCGATGAGGGATGCCGAGCAGAGCGGAGGGTTCGACAAGGCAGCTGCGGCCCGCGCTTCGAGGAGGAGGCGGTAA
- a CDS encoding ABC transporter permease: protein MLRESWSLTVRELKHWYRVKIQIFMTLIQPIVWLGLFGQAFNIGSFIPAPMIPQYFSGAPDYFSFMALGMLAVNALFTCMFSGMSIVWDRRFGFLNKLKVAPIPRGAIPLSRIMATVIRSLIQVSIVLIIALAFQYVPGLTGLTLKAGFNVMDLMGMFFVLFLLSVAFASLFTTIALAVENQETLFGVINLLNLPLMFASAALFPTAMMPEWLKNVANYNPLTWAADALRQFAFVDTAPIHDLAFDILGLVFIAVVLAGMSVVVSRKLLSNK from the coding sequence ATGCTGCGCGAAAGTTGGTCTTTGACCGTCAGGGAGCTCAAGCACTGGTATCGCGTCAAGATCCAGATCTTCATGACCCTGATCCAGCCGATCGTGTGGCTTGGTCTCTTTGGGCAGGCTTTCAACATCGGGAGCTTCATTCCCGCCCCCATGATCCCCCAGTACTTCTCCGGCGCGCCGGACTACTTCTCGTTCATGGCTCTCGGCATGCTAGCGGTGAACGCGCTGTTCACCTGCATGTTCTCCGGGATGAGCATCGTGTGGGACCGGAGGTTCGGGTTCCTGAACAAGCTGAAGGTGGCGCCCATTCCCCGGGGAGCGATACCCCTGTCGAGGATCATGGCCACGGTCATACGGTCGCTCATCCAGGTGAGCATCGTTCTGATCATCGCGCTGGCGTTCCAGTATGTGCCAGGGCTGACCGGACTGACCTTGAAGGCTGGGTTCAACGTGATGGATTTAATGGGCATGTTCTTTGTGCTCTTCCTGCTGTCGGTGGCGTTCGCCTCGCTGTTCACCACCATAGCACTGGCCGTCGAGAACCAGGAGACGCTGTTCGGGGTCATCAATCTCCTGAACCTTCCTCTCATGTTCGCCTCGGCGGCCCTGTTCCCCACCGCCATGATGCCGGAATGGCTCAAGAACGTTGCCAACTACAACCCGCTGACCTGGGCCGCCGATGCGCTGCGCCAGTTCGCCTTCGTCGACACCGCCCCGATACATGATCTTGCGTTCGACATCCTGGGCCTGGTGTTCATCGCCGTGGTCCTGGCCGGTATGAGTGTGGTGGTCTCCAGGAAGCTGCTAAGCAACAAGTGA
- a CDS encoding helical backbone metal receptor → MEKNKRNAIIAIILVVAIVASTIVIVSSPAASGKYSATVTDALGRNVTISNTPSKIVSCSPDITETVYAVGLGEKLVGVTDYCDYPSDVGSRKANGSLATIGGYSTPNVEAIAKLSPDVVLISGGVSAQKTMVTQLEQLNLTVVALYKGTSFSEVYKNIQLVGTIGNAQAKSDALVSNMQSHLQWVANKLSSVTTSRSIADVVYIDPIYVAGSDTYVQDMINASKGTNVFVSQSGWPVISSEGMIAAEPDVMVMSSSMLMSTGQDLLSYLRNDSIWSTISSVKTDNTYVLTGQASNLLNRPGPRLVDGVEIMADMLYPSAMGVTLPKVLDSNYTNYINSTASFSDDNIPKTVTDGLGRSVTLSGQPTRIISTSDVPTQILYALGMGSKIIGVSSDGRYNNSDNINGIGNLGNYPSDVKARLNSGELASVGGTWHQNAETIAALHPDLVVLDSASYSYSGIGDQLSALGITFFVLPDEVSLGQIYNNVQMMGDLLGKSATASNIVSSMGSSIDSTLDKIGGTSSDESCAFIFLSSITGGWAVANGTFMDSLITTAGMKDAFGNQSGWIAITLEALVQANPDVLIIDQSMGGLVQDFNSTWDQMRTDPLWSQIQAVKDGKVYFVTGLGAGVIEDASIRAVEAVTMFAMMGHPDAFLTKMPMIVGDDYQTYLT, encoded by the coding sequence ATGGAGAAAAATAAAAGAAACGCAATTATTGCCATAATCCTCGTAGTGGCGATCGTAGCAAGCACCATTGTCATCGTCAGCAGTCCCGCTGCGAGCGGCAAATACTCCGCTACGGTGACCGATGCCCTCGGTCGAAATGTAACGATCTCGAACACCCCATCAAAAATTGTATCCTGTTCCCCGGACATCACCGAGACAGTATACGCTGTCGGCTTGGGCGAAAAGTTAGTCGGAGTAACTGACTATTGCGATTATCCATCTGATGTCGGTTCGCGGAAGGCGAACGGCTCATTGGCAACGATCGGAGGATACTCCACTCCGAACGTTGAAGCGATCGCTAAGCTTAGTCCGGATGTCGTCCTCATTTCCGGAGGCGTTTCTGCGCAAAAGACAATGGTCACTCAGCTGGAGCAGCTGAACCTCACAGTGGTGGCCCTTTACAAAGGTACCTCGTTCTCTGAAGTATATAAGAACATCCAGTTGGTCGGAACGATTGGAAACGCTCAGGCCAAGTCAGATGCCCTTGTCTCAAACATGCAATCTCATCTTCAATGGGTTGCGAATAAGCTCTCATCGGTAACGACCTCGCGATCGATCGCCGATGTCGTGTACATCGACCCGATTTATGTGGCGGGGAGCGACACCTACGTACAGGACATGATCAACGCATCAAAAGGGACGAATGTCTTCGTTTCCCAGAGCGGCTGGCCGGTCATATCCAGCGAGGGGATGATCGCCGCCGAGCCAGATGTCATGGTCATGAGTAGCAGCATGTTGATGAGTACCGGGCAGGATCTGCTCTCCTACCTCAGGAACGATAGCATATGGTCAACCATCTCGTCAGTCAAGACCGACAACACTTACGTCCTTACCGGGCAAGCCTCGAACCTGCTCAACCGCCCTGGGCCCAGACTTGTCGATGGTGTCGAGATAATGGCGGATATGCTGTACCCAAGCGCAATGGGCGTTACCCTGCCCAAGGTCCTGGATAGCAACTACACGAACTACATCAATTCCACGGCATCGTTCAGCGATGACAATATCCCGAAGACAGTCACTGATGGATTGGGTCGTTCGGTCACTCTGAGCGGTCAACCAACCAGAATAATCTCCACCAGCGATGTTCCTACCCAAATACTGTACGCTCTGGGTATGGGAAGCAAGATCATCGGTGTCAGCAGCGATGGAAGATACAACAACTCTGACAACATCAACGGTATCGGCAATCTGGGCAACTATCCCTCTGATGTCAAAGCTCGCCTGAACAGCGGCGAATTGGCCTCTGTAGGCGGTACATGGCATCAGAATGCCGAGACAATCGCCGCTTTACATCCCGATCTGGTAGTGCTGGATTCCGCATCATACTCATATTCCGGAATTGGCGACCAGCTCTCTGCATTGGGCATAACCTTCTTCGTCCTGCCGGACGAGGTGAGCCTGGGTCAGATTTATAATAACGTCCAGATGATGGGCGATCTGTTGGGCAAGAGCGCAACCGCCAGCAATATCGTATCCAGCATGGGCTCTTCCATCGATTCCACCCTTGATAAAATCGGCGGAACGTCATCCGACGAATCGTGCGCGTTCATTTTCCTCAGCAGCATAACCGGAGGGTGGGCAGTGGCCAACGGGACCTTCATGGACTCGCTCATCACCACGGCGGGAATGAAGGACGCGTTCGGTAATCAGAGCGGATGGATCGCGATTACTCTGGAAGCACTGGTTCAGGCCAATCCGGATGTCTTGATCATCGACCAGAGCATGGGCGGACTGGTGCAGGACTTCAACAGCACATGGGACCAGATGAGGACGGACCCGCTTTGGAGCCAAATACAGGCGGTCAAGGATGGCAAGGTCTATTTCGTGACCGGACTGGGAGCGGGTGTAATCGAAGACGCATCTATCCGAGCGGTCGAGGCAGTGACCATGTTTGCAATGATGGGCCACCCCGATGCTTTCCTCACTAAGATGCCTATGATCGTTGGAGACGATTATCAAACCTACTTGACCTGA
- a CDS encoding iron ABC transporter permease, translating into MTIIVLGTISLVTLFILSLTFGTIPISFSDAISSTLYLVEHWGNPATLNEQIIYLLRMPRAIAVIAVGAGLATAGTVMQALIKNPLVDPYITGVSSGASFGVALTVLGGVLLTGVYSFISIPIAAIVGAIGAFFLTMALAEGSGGRAMSYVLAGVIISIGLSAGTTLLMTFNSEKLHGILFWMFGSFAYMTWNNAIMITIPVAVILGIILFYARDLNTLLLGDEQAQQLGLNIRALKKIMVVLVSILTALCVAFCGVIGFVGLIVPHTTRILVGGDHRLLLPGSMLVGANVLLVADIACKTLMVPTELPIGAVIAAIGVPFFAYLMMREGKRYAM; encoded by the coding sequence ATGACCATAATCGTCCTGGGGACGATTTCCCTGGTCACCCTCTTCATTCTTTCTCTTACTTTTGGGACGATTCCAATTTCTTTTTCCGACGCGATCAGTTCGACTCTCTATCTGGTCGAGCACTGGGGGAACCCAGCTACACTGAACGAACAGATCATCTATCTTCTCAGGATGCCAAGGGCTATCGCCGTTATCGCCGTGGGGGCCGGGCTTGCCACGGCCGGTACGGTCATGCAGGCCCTCATCAAGAACCCCCTGGTCGACCCATACATCACTGGAGTGTCCTCGGGAGCCAGCTTTGGCGTCGCCCTCACGGTCCTTGGCGGCGTCCTTTTAACGGGCGTATACTCATTCATCAGCATACCGATCGCAGCCATCGTGGGGGCCATCGGGGCGTTCTTCCTGACCATGGCACTGGCAGAAGGTTCCGGCGGAAGGGCGATGAGCTATGTGCTTGCTGGTGTGATAATTTCCATCGGGCTTAGTGCTGGAACAACCCTGCTAATGACCTTCAACAGCGAAAAGCTGCATGGGATATTGTTCTGGATGTTCGGGTCGTTCGCCTACATGACCTGGAACAACGCCATCATGATAACGATCCCCGTAGCTGTGATCCTGGGGATCATACTTTTTTACGCCAGGGACCTGAACACTCTTCTGCTGGGCGATGAGCAGGCTCAGCAACTGGGACTCAACATTAGGGCTTTGAAAAAGATCATGGTCGTGCTGGTTTCGATCCTCACCGCGCTGTGTGTCGCGTTCTGCGGGGTCATCGGCTTCGTCGGTCTTATCGTTCCGCATACGACCAGGATACTTGTCGGCGGGGACCATAGGTTGCTTCTGCCAGGATCAATGCTGGTCGGAGCCAACGTGTTGCTGGTAGCGGATATCGCATGCAAGACGTTGATGGTACCAACAGAGCTGCCAATCGGCGCCGTGATCGCGGCGATCGGCGTTCCGTTCTTCGCCTACTTGATGATGCGGGAGGGAAAGCGGTATGCAATGTGA
- a CDS encoding ABC transporter ATP-binding protein, translating into MQCEEVIQRNVSGGLVADGGQSTDITVRADKISFGYTSKGTLKGIDIKAGRGEFIGLMGPNGSGKTTLMRCLNRLLSIQEGAIYLVNKDVKRMTMMDIAKVCTTIPANVPDDFSLYVRDFVALGRTPYITKLWWEGDEDEKLVDEALKEFGIADYSQRRLTELSSGEKARVLLAKGVVQQPKVMLVDEPSAHLDLKYKLQVMESLQALARTGITVITASHDINLLTKYCDKIILLSKGEIVDYGTPREVVTEDVIRDVYGVEVSIITKNDAIFILPLKPAVDGAKAAPLDIGK; encoded by the coding sequence ATGCAATGTGAAGAAGTGATACAGAGAAATGTTTCAGGTGGACTGGTAGCTGATGGGGGGCAATCGACCGATATAACCGTGCGGGCGGACAAGATCTCTTTCGGATATACCAGCAAGGGAACGCTCAAGGGGATTGACATCAAGGCGGGTAGGGGCGAGTTCATCGGCCTAATGGGGCCTAATGGCTCAGGCAAGACCACTCTGATGAGGTGTTTGAACAGGCTGCTCTCGATCCAAGAAGGGGCGATCTACCTCGTCAACAAGGACGTCAAGAGAATGACCATGATGGACATAGCCAAGGTCTGCACGACCATTCCGGCTAATGTTCCGGACGACTTCTCCCTTTACGTCCGCGACTTCGTGGCCCTCGGTCGGACGCCCTACATAACTAAACTGTGGTGGGAAGGGGACGAGGATGAGAAGTTGGTCGATGAGGCGCTCAAGGAGTTCGGTATCGCCGACTATTCTCAGCGCCGATTGACCGAGCTGAGCAGCGGTGAAAAGGCAAGGGTCCTACTGGCAAAAGGCGTTGTACAGCAGCCCAAGGTCATGCTGGTCGATGAGCCTAGCGCTCACCTGGACCTGAAATACAAGCTCCAGGTGATGGAATCCCTCCAGGCGCTCGCTCGTACGGGGATCACGGTCATCACCGCGTCGCATGACATCAATCTTCTAACCAAGTACTGCGACAAGATCATCTTGCTCAGCAAGGGAGAGATCGTAGACTACGGGACCCCTCGAGAGGTCGTCACCGAGGACGTGATCAGGGATGTCTATGGCGTGGAGGTCTCCATCATAACGAAGAACGATGCGATCTTCATCCTGCCCCTTAAGCCAGCAGTTGATGGGGCCAAGGCTGCCCCCTTGGACATCGGGAAATGA
- a CDS encoding adenosylcobinamide amidohydrolase — translation MTVGVWQKALAQEVLEPEKRLVCRFLSGESVFRHGRALIVQLPEGRNTLITSWLNGGYREDLRAVFNSQTIDDVHGHLKIEEYSLYLKVMAERLGLDPERTSGLSTAVHMDNASIVTKSYQSTSVTAIVTGGVEGNGGRAGDPASYNEVRGVEPIGGTIVTMLLVNGDMPKHTMARAIMTATEAKSCALQQLMAPSRYSTGIATGSGTDQIAIISDRDSSNRLTDAGKHSKLGELIGKCVIEATTEALNKHGGLNPASQRDAMVRLKRYRINENDCWTASAQFPGNIGEAEFRSSLRNLSREPEMVAAIGSILHIVDEVSWGLIPEEEGNRFGNNMIARLPQILRAGPEGDSKLMINEASPILANLVSGLAQMVKEGGARE, via the coding sequence ATGACAGTAGGAGTATGGCAGAAGGCTCTTGCCCAGGAGGTTCTGGAGCCAGAGAAGAGATTGGTATGCAGGTTCCTCAGCGGAGAGAGCGTTTTCCGGCACGGTCGTGCTCTGATAGTACAGTTGCCAGAAGGCAGGAACACTCTCATCACCTCATGGTTAAATGGTGGCTATAGGGAGGACCTTAGGGCGGTTTTCAACAGTCAGACCATTGATGACGTTCATGGACATCTGAAGATCGAAGAGTACTCGCTCTATCTGAAGGTCATGGCCGAACGCCTTGGCTTGGATCCGGAGCGGACATCAGGCCTCTCCACCGCAGTCCATATGGATAATGCCTCCATAGTGACCAAGTCTTATCAAAGCACATCGGTGACGGCTATCGTGACCGGCGGGGTGGAGGGCAATGGCGGACGGGCCGGCGATCCCGCATCATACAACGAAGTAAGAGGCGTGGAACCGATCGGGGGGACCATCGTGACCATGCTGCTTGTAAATGGCGATATGCCCAAGCACACCATGGCCAGGGCAATAATGACCGCGACCGAGGCCAAGAGCTGTGCGCTGCAGCAATTGATGGCTCCCAGTCGTTATTCCACGGGGATTGCCACTGGTTCGGGGACCGATCAGATCGCGATAATTTCCGATCGCGACAGCAGCAATCGTCTTACTGATGCAGGAAAGCACTCCAAACTGGGTGAACTCATTGGAAAGTGCGTGATTGAGGCGACCACCGAGGCACTGAACAAGCATGGCGGGTTGAACCCGGCGTCCCAGAGGGACGCCATGGTCCGGTTAAAGCGATACCGCATCAACGAGAACGATTGTTGGACGGCATCAGCTCAGTTCCCTGGTAACATCGGGGAAGCGGAGTTCCGGTCGTCACTTCGAAATCTATCAAGGGAGCCAGAGATGGTGGCGGCGATCGGTTCGATACTCCACATAGTCGACGAGGTCTCCTGGGGGCTCATCCCCGAGGAAGAGGGTAACCGCTTCGGCAACAACATGATCGCCAGACTGCCTCAGATCCTGCGAGCGGGTCCCGAGGGCGATAGCAAGCTTATGATAAATGAGGCAAGCCCGATCCTCGCCAATCTCGTTTCAGGGCTAGCTCAGATGGTGAAGGAAGGGGGCGCGCGGGAATGA
- a CDS encoding AAA family ATPase: MSEERRPVYPFTAIVGQDEMKEALLLNVINPSIGGVLIKGEKGTAKSTAVRALADLLPARNVVANCPCGCRWGDWDHACPICIGRQESGEELKEATVPMRVIELPLSSTEDRVAGTLDIEHALRTGKKKFEPGVLAKANGNILYVDEVNLLDDHLVDLLLDAAAMGVNFVEREGVSFSHPARFTLVGTMNPEEGDLRPQLLDRFGLQVEVKAEQDITQRMEVVRRRLSFERDPEGFCDDCKDEQERLRSELISAQGRLLRLKVEDEILETAVSISLHLGVDGHRADLTLVKAAMASAALWGKCAVGKEDVIKVSNLVLPHRMRRGPFQDSKFDKGEFSSWLQEHIQSA; the protein is encoded by the coding sequence ATGAGCGAGGAAAGGAGGCCGGTGTACCCGTTCACGGCCATCGTTGGACAGGACGAGATGAAGGAGGCCCTACTGCTGAATGTGATAAATCCATCGATAGGTGGGGTCCTAATAAAGGGGGAGAAGGGAACCGCGAAATCGACAGCGGTTCGAGCATTGGCCGATCTTCTCCCGGCTAGGAACGTGGTAGCCAATTGTCCGTGTGGCTGCAGATGGGGAGATTGGGATCATGCCTGCCCCATATGCATAGGGCGTCAGGAAAGTGGCGAGGAGCTGAAGGAGGCAACGGTCCCCATGAGGGTCATCGAACTTCCGCTCAGCTCGACTGAGGACAGGGTCGCCGGAACACTGGACATCGAGCATGCCCTGAGGACAGGGAAGAAGAAGTTCGAACCGGGCGTATTGGCCAAAGCGAACGGCAACATCCTCTACGTAGACGAGGTCAACCTGCTGGATGATCATCTGGTCGACCTGTTGCTGGACGCAGCGGCGATGGGGGTCAACTTTGTGGAAAGGGAGGGCGTCTCGTTCTCCCACCCAGCCCGCTTCACCCTGGTGGGGACGATGAACCCCGAGGAAGGGGACCTGAGGCCTCAGCTGTTGGATCGATTCGGACTGCAGGTGGAGGTCAAGGCTGAACAAGACATTACTCAGAGAATGGAAGTAGTCCGAAGGAGGCTCTCGTTCGAAAGGGACCCCGAAGGCTTCTGCGATGACTGTAAGGATGAGCAAGAAAGGCTGAGGAGCGAACTGATCAGCGCCCAGGGCCGGTTGTTGAGGCTCAAGGTAGAGGATGAGATCCTGGAGACGGCGGTCAGCATCTCCCTTCACCTTGGAGTCGACGGCCACCGTGCCGACCTCACCCTGGTGAAGGCAGCCATGGCCTCGGCCGCACTGTGGGGCAAGTGCGCCGTGGGCAAGGAGGACGTGATAAAGGTTTCCAACCTGGTCCTGCCGCATCGGATGCGGAGGGGCCCGTTCCAGGATTCCAAGTTCGACAAGGGGGAATTCAGTAGTTGGCTGCAGGAACATATCCAATCGGCATGA
- a CDS encoding VWA domain-containing protein, translating into MAAGTYPIGMRKTFPLSAVVGQENVKKALLCALASDSINGVLITGPVGTAKSTLARALDDLIPGRKIINLPLNATEEQIIGGLDLEVALTTGKKRSLSSVLDRADGNILYIDSINLLPERLIHTIMDASIEHRSLVEREGISSLNECRFLLVGTMDPEEGELSPHLLDRFDVCVSIAAANDVEQRVEILRRGLRYDSNPAGFQQDYEQSEEELRDMVLVAREKAPYVLIPPGHYDAIARLCQDLGVEGHRGDIALARTVSALAALHGHDQITLEDLKEAVPLCLEHRRRDQCPEEQPPFPESSPPPSAEDQRQDEGERPPERPDEPSNDKVPESMQPPPSDGKMEDKVFSVGRPFAVVDYIGEDRRRKALTSAHGRRDRIVTSDRSGRYTSFQVPQGKLHDVAFDASIRAAAPYQRSRHRNGVAVALELSDIREKVRERKRGTRILFLVDASGSMGAQQRMIAVKGAILALLKDAYQKRDEVGMVSFRKDAAEVTLPMTRSVLIASRKLEEMPTGGRTPLAQGLAKGCEMLLKDASPRSGCDPVMVILTDGRANVPMNGGKPVQEAIDFAHKVSATGIRFVVVDTGAAFPRLDLALRLCMALEGTYFRLEELDASYLASSVRAIVGR; encoded by the coding sequence TTGGCTGCAGGAACATATCCAATCGGCATGAGGAAGACCTTTCCCCTGTCTGCGGTCGTGGGTCAGGAGAACGTCAAGAAGGCTCTGCTCTGCGCTCTCGCATCGGACAGCATCAACGGAGTCCTAATCACGGGACCGGTCGGAACGGCTAAAAGCACCCTGGCCAGGGCCCTCGATGATTTGATACCTGGGCGGAAGATCATCAATCTCCCCCTGAACGCTACCGAAGAGCAGATCATCGGGGGGCTGGATCTGGAGGTAGCGCTCACCACCGGAAAGAAGAGGTCCTTGTCCTCAGTTCTTGATCGTGCCGATGGTAACATCCTATACATCGATAGTATCAACCTGCTTCCCGAGCGCCTAATCCACACGATAATGGACGCATCGATCGAGCACAGGTCTCTCGTGGAAAGGGAGGGGATATCATCCCTCAACGAATGCCGTTTTCTCCTCGTAGGAACGATGGATCCGGAGGAAGGCGAGCTATCACCACATCTTTTGGATCGGTTCGATGTCTGTGTCAGCATTGCGGCCGCGAATGATGTCGAGCAAAGGGTGGAAATCCTTCGCCGCGGGCTCAGATACGATTCAAATCCCGCCGGTTTTCAGCAAGATTATGAGCAAAGTGAGGAGGAGCTGAGGGATATGGTCCTGGTCGCCAGGGAGAAGGCTCCCTATGTGCTGATCCCTCCCGGCCATTATGATGCGATCGCCAGGCTATGTCAGGACCTGGGTGTGGAAGGTCATCGCGGGGATATCGCTCTAGCCCGGACCGTATCGGCGCTCGCTGCCCTCCATGGACATGACCAGATAACCCTCGAAGACCTCAAAGAGGCCGTACCGCTTTGCCTTGAACATAGAAGGAGAGATCAATGCCCAGAGGAACAACCCCCGTTTCCTGAGAGCTCACCCCCTCCTTCGGCCGAGGACCAAAGGCAGGATGAGGGTGAGCGGCCTCCAGAAAGGCCGGACGAACCTTCGAACGATAAGGTCCCAGAAAGCATGCAGCCTCCCCCCTCGGATGGCAAGATGGAGGACAAGGTGTTCTCCGTGGGGAGGCCTTTCGCCGTCGTGGATTATATCGGCGAGGATAGGCGGCGGAAGGCTCTGACCTCAGCCCACGGTCGGAGGGACCGCATCGTCACATCGGACCGTTCAGGGAGATATACCTCTTTCCAGGTACCTCAGGGAAAGCTTCATGATGTGGCTTTCGACGCCAGTATCAGGGCCGCTGCACCTTACCAGCGGTCCAGGCATCGGAACGGTGTGGCCGTGGCACTGGAGTTATCCGACATCCGGGAGAAGGTAAGGGAAAGAAAGCGTGGCACAAGAATTCTTTTCCTGGTGGATGCCAGTGGATCGATGGGTGCACAGCAGCGCATGATCGCCGTCAAGGGAGCGATACTCGCCCTGCTCAAGGATGCATATCAGAAGAGGGATGAGGTCGGAATGGTCTCCTTCCGCAAGGATGCCGCGGAGGTGACCCTTCCTATGACCAGGAGCGTACTGATTGCATCAAGGAAGTTGGAAGAGATGCCTACGGGCGGCAGGACTCCGCTGGCCCAAGGCCTTGCCAAGGGCTGCGAGATGCTTCTGAAGGATGCATCACCTCGTTCAGGATGCGATCCGGTCATGGTCATCCTCACCGATGGTCGAGCGAATGTTCCAATGAACGGGGGAAAGCCAGTACAAGAGGCGATCGACTTCGCGCATAAGGTTTCCGCCACGGGTATCCGATTCGTAGTGGTGGATACGGGGGCAGCCTTCCCCCGGCTGGACCTGGCGCTCAGATTGTGCATGGCATTAGAAGGGACGTATTTCCGGCTGGAAGAGCTGGACGCCAGCTATTTGGCATCCTCGGTGAGGGCGATTGTTGGCAGATGA